In the genome of Ignavibacteria bacterium, one region contains:
- a CDS encoding DUF1801 domain-containing protein, producing the protein MAKVESKTKPTKASVDAFIKSFVPDEKKRKDAYEVLDMMKKATKLEPKMWGPSIIGFGSVEYESTSCKGIMPMIGFSPRKAAISLYLPGGARGNRAMLEKLGKHKTGAACIYVNKLDDIDRKVLKDMISESYKRAVKSGKWEC; encoded by the coding sequence ATGGCAAAAGTCGAATCAAAAACAAAACCAACCAAAGCAAGTGTCGATGCATTCATAAAATCTTTTGTGCCCGATGAAAAGAAGCGCAAAGATGCTTATGAAGTTCTTGACATGATGAAAAAAGCTACCAAGCTTGAACCTAAAATGTGGGGACCAAGCATCATAGGATTTGGCAGTGTTGAATATGAATCAACAAGCTGTAAGGGGATAATGCCCATGATAGGGTTCTCGCCAAGAAAAGCGGCAATCTCTCTTTACCTCCCGGGCGGTGCAAGGGGCAACAGAGCAATGCTTGAAAAACTCGGCAAGCACAAAACCGGTGCGGCATGTATTTATGTTAATAAGCTCGATGATATCGATAGAAAAGTTTTGAAGGATATGATAAGTGAATCATACAAACGCGCTGTAAAGAGCGGCAAATGGGAATGTTAG
- a CDS encoding GNAT family N-acetyltransferase: protein MPQDTFLETERLIFTKWTEDDLVDARRLWGNPNIMRYITKAPYTDEQILDVLNKQVTRDKETGLQYWKLHQKSDNDFAGCCGFRMYDEEKKILELGYHIAEEHWGKGFATEAGRRAVEYAFTLPINKIFAAHHPENLASQNVLEKLGFKFSHMEYYEPTEVYDRAYFLTSSEVVK, encoded by the coding sequence ATGCCACAAGATACTTTCTTAGAAACCGAACGCCTTATATTCACTAAATGGACTGAAGATGATTTAGTGGATGCGAGACGGCTATGGGGAAATCCGAATATCATGAGATATATTACAAAAGCTCCATATACCGATGAGCAGATATTGGACGTTCTTAACAAACAAGTAACGAGAGATAAAGAAACGGGATTGCAGTACTGGAAGCTTCATCAAAAATCCGATAATGATTTTGCAGGATGCTGTGGATTCAGGATGTATGACGAAGAGAAAAAAATTCTTGAGCTCGGATATCATATTGCCGAGGAGCATTGGGGCAAAGGGTTTGCAACTGAAGCAGGCAGAAGAGCAGTTGAGTATGCTTTTACACTGCCGATAAATAAAATTTTTGCCGCGCATCATCCTGAAAATCTTGCCTCGCAGAATGTCCTCGAAAAACTCGGTTTCAAATTTTCTCACATGGAATATTACGAACCGACTGAAGTTTATGATCGGGCGTATTTCCTCACAAGTAGTGAAGTGGTAAAGTAG
- a CDS encoding redoxin domain-containing protein translates to MKKLIFPGIALFAMLVFSMNFLTADNTSRGDYKVGDKVEDFTITNFDGNSYTLSTSGGKATVVMFWSTECPFVQPYTERINALASTYAPQGIVFWGINSNQTEDAGTVASHWKEKAYSFTMLKDEKSSVANTFGAQRTPEVFVIDNATMTILYHGSIDDNKDASAVTAQYLKNALDEYLAGKDISKKETKSFGCGIKRGS, encoded by the coding sequence ATGAAAAAACTCATTTTTCCCGGAATTGCCCTTTTTGCAATGCTTGTATTCTCAATGAATTTTTTAACTGCCGATAATACCTCACGAGGTGATTATAAAGTCGGCGATAAGGTCGAGGACTTTACAATCACAAATTTTGACGGCAACAGTTATACTTTAAGTACATCAGGCGGTAAGGCAACAGTTGTTATGTTCTGGTCAACCGAATGCCCCTTCGTTCAGCCATACACCGAAAGAATCAATGCTCTTGCTTCAACTTATGCACCTCAGGGAATTGTATTTTGGGGAATCAATTCAAACCAGACTGAAGATGCAGGAACAGTTGCATCGCACTGGAAAGAAAAAGCTTACTCTTTTACAATGCTGAAAGATGAAAAGAGTTCAGTAGCAAATACGTTCGGAGCACAAAGAACTCCTGAAGTATTCGTAATCGACAATGCTACAATGACTATTTTATATCATGGAAGTATTGACGATAACAAAGATGCATCAGCAGTCACTGCGCAATATCTGAAAAATGCACTTGATGAATATCTTGCAGGAAAAGACATTTCTAAGAAAGAAACTAAATCTTTTGGATGCGGTATTAAAAGAGGAAGCTAA
- a CDS encoding flavodoxin family protein: MELKALILNCTLKKMSEVSNTQALINKAVALFEKEKVKTEVIRFVEWDVKPGTSSDEGDGDEWPKILEKIKACDIFIIGTPVWVGRLASTAQRVIERLDAVFHEEELWDKKTGQFFTYNKVAGCLVTGNEDGAHECAAHVLWAMHEFGFTIPPNVNSYWVGPAGPGPSYIEAGGERYLYTNKTLRYTVYNLIYFAKLLKENPIPTSLKKLAEDAAKESDKEKSS; the protein is encoded by the coding sequence ATGGAACTGAAAGCTCTTATACTAAACTGCACGCTAAAAAAAATGTCTGAGGTTTCAAACACTCAGGCATTAATTAACAAAGCAGTTGCGCTCTTTGAAAAAGAAAAAGTAAAAACCGAAGTCATTCGATTTGTCGAGTGGGACGTAAAACCCGGGACTTCATCAGATGAAGGTGATGGAGACGAGTGGCCAAAGATTCTTGAGAAAATTAAAGCGTGTGATATATTCATAATCGGGACTCCTGTCTGGGTCGGACGATTGGCTTCGACTGCTCAAAGAGTTATCGAGCGTCTTGATGCGGTTTTTCACGAGGAAGAGCTTTGGGATAAAAAGACAGGACAGTTTTTTACTTATAACAAAGTTGCAGGATGTCTTGTAACAGGCAATGAAGACGGAGCGCATGAATGCGCCGCGCATGTCTTGTGGGCGATGCATGAGTTTGGGTTTACAATTCCGCCTAATGTAAATTCATACTGGGTTGGTCCTGCAGGACCGGGACCAAGCTACATAGAAGCAGGCGGCGAAAGATATTTATACACAAATAAAACTTTAAGATATACGGTTTATAATTTGATTTACTTTGCAAAACTTTTGAAAGAAAATCCAATTCCGACAAGCTTAAAAAAACTCGCTGAAGATGCAGCAAAAGAAAGCGATAAGGAAAAAAGCTCCTGA
- a CDS encoding AI-2E family transporter codes for MEKYTNNKFITIVASIFLIALAFFILKTLQDILLPFFIAVIIAFMFEPLYAWLKTKKIPGWGAIVIVILIIILVSNISSVFILTSIGSFQDALPRYEDKFNELFNNFFYTLAGWGIDVEGLKSSMDPNKFIQDGTITGIVTSLFSSIIGIFGDFVLILIYVIFLLSEIGSIKRRIMVAFSPERAGKIASLITDVFHDVRKYIVGKTLINLVHASVITFILWCFGIDFYFVWGFLTFLMNYIPNIGSIIATVMPFLTALLKYDDFVMPIIILVILIIIGNAFGNFLEPKIFGDNLDLSPILILFSLIFWGYVWGIMGMILSVPIMSMIKIVLMKFDTTRPIAILMSYNLGSVREIKKKRGKNITEPD; via the coding sequence ATGGAAAAATATACCAATAATAAATTTATTACCATTGTTGCATCAATTTTCCTTATTGCGCTTGCATTTTTTATTCTTAAAACACTCCAGGATATTTTACTTCCATTCTTTATTGCAGTTATAATTGCCTTTATGTTTGAGCCGCTTTATGCATGGCTTAAAACCAAAAAAATACCCGGTTGGGGAGCTATTGTTATTGTAATTCTAATCATTATTTTAGTTTCAAACATTTCGAGTGTTTTTATTCTTACAAGCATAGGTTCGTTTCAGGATGCACTTCCAAGATATGAAGATAAGTTTAATGAACTTTTTAATAATTTTTTCTATACGCTTGCAGGGTGGGGAATTGATGTTGAAGGATTAAAATCCTCCATGGACCCGAATAAATTCATTCAGGATGGAACAATAACAGGAATTGTAACAAGTCTTTTCTCCAGTATAATTGGGATATTCGGAGATTTTGTTTTAATATTGATTTATGTAATATTTCTTTTATCGGAAATTGGAAGCATTAAACGCAGAATTATGGTTGCGTTTTCACCTGAAAGAGCGGGTAAAATTGCATCTTTAATTACCGATGTTTTTCATGATGTCAGAAAATATATAGTTGGAAAGACATTAATAAACCTTGTTCATGCAAGTGTCATAACTTTTATCTTATGGTGTTTTGGAATTGATTTTTACTTCGTGTGGGGCTTCCTGACTTTCTTAATGAATTATATTCCAAATATCGGTTCAATTATTGCAACTGTAATGCCTTTCTTAACTGCATTATTAAAGTATGATGATTTTGTAATGCCGATAATTATTCTTGTTATACTTATCATAATAGGAAATGCATTCGGAAATTTCTTGGAACCGAAAATCTTTGGCGATAATCTTGATTTAAGCCCGATACTTATTTTATTCTCGTTGATATTTTGGGGATATGTCTGGGGAATCATGGGAATGATATTATCCGTACCGATTATGAGTATGATTAAAATAGTATTGATGAAGTTTGATACGACGCGGCCTATTGCAATACTGATGAGTTATAATCTCGGCTCTGTGAGAGAGATTAAGAAAAAAAGAGGAAAAAATATTACTGAACCCGATTAA
- a CDS encoding GNAT family N-acetyltransferase, with product MSDAGILSQVVIRPLRETDGLKELTLLLNRAYKQLADLGFRYLATHQDSETTKERIEKAKCLVAVIDKNGTDKIIGTICYYSPENASGCEWYDRNDVATYGQFGVEPEYQKYGIGGMLIDEIEKCAIQDGAKELAIDTAEGATHLINFYSKRGYRHVGYIKWGVTNYRSVLMSKKLK from the coding sequence ATGAGTGATGCGGGAATTTTATCCCAAGTTGTAATCCGTCCTTTGAGAGAAACAGACGGCCTTAAAGAACTTACTCTCCTTTTAAACCGCGCATATAAACAGCTTGCAGATTTGGGTTTCAGGTATCTCGCAACGCATCAGGATTCAGAAACAACAAAAGAACGAATCGAAAAGGCAAAATGTCTCGTTGCTGTTATTGACAAAAACGGAACAGATAAAATTATAGGAACGATTTGTTATTATTCACCAGAAAATGCATCAGGTTGCGAATGGTATGACAGGAATGATGTTGCTACTTACGGTCAGTTTGGTGTCGAACCTGAATATCAAAAATACGGCATCGGCGGAATGCTTATTGATGAAATAGAAAAATGTGCAATTCAAGACGGTGCAAAGGAACTTGCCATTGATACAGCCGAAGGAGCGACTCACCTCATAAATTTTTATTCCAAAAGGGGCTACCGTCATGTCGGATATATTAAATGGGGCGTTACAAACTACAGAAGTGTTTTAATGAGTAAAAAATTAAAATAA
- a CDS encoding AI-2E family transporter has translation MEKKYNNSKLLTVVASVFLITFSVFILKTLQDILLPFIIAVIIAFMFEPFYTWLKSKKIPGWTSIVIIVLIIILIVNIASVFIIATVGPFQAALPSYEQKFNELFNNIFFMIGSWGIDVEGLKASLDPEKYIQDGTVTGIVTGFFSGIFGIFGDFVLILIYVVFLLSEIGSIKRRIMIAFTPEKAKNISSIIGDVFRDVRKYLIGLTLINLAHSICVTIILWAFGVDFFLIWGLMTFLLDYIPNIGAIISTILPFLTALFIYDNFVTPLIILAILIVIGNVFGNFLEPKIFGDSLDLSPVLILVTLIFWGYVWGIMGMILALPIMSMIKIVLMKFDATRSIAVLMTYNMGSVRKITKKRSTRITESA, from the coding sequence TTGGAAAAAAAATATAATAATAGTAAACTTCTGACGGTAGTTGCATCTGTTTTTCTCATTACGTTTTCAGTGTTCATTCTGAAAACTCTTCAGGATATTTTACTCCCTTTTATCATCGCAGTCATAATTGCATTTATGTTTGAGCCGTTTTATACATGGCTTAAAAGCAAAAAAATTCCGGGGTGGACTTCTATCGTCATTATTGTGTTGATAATAATTTTGATAGTTAATATTGCAAGTGTATTTATAATAGCAACTGTTGGTCCTTTTCAGGCAGCACTTCCAAGTTATGAACAAAAATTTAATGAGCTTTTCAATAATATATTTTTTATGATTGGAAGCTGGGGGATTGATGTTGAAGGATTAAAAGCTTCTTTAGATCCCGAAAAATACATACAGGATGGAACTGTAACCGGAATTGTTACAGGTTTTTTCTCAGGAATTTTTGGAATATTCGGAGATTTTGTTTTAATTTTAATTTATGTTGTTTTTCTTTTATCTGAAATCGGAAGTATAAAGCGCAGAATAATGATCGCTTTTACTCCGGAAAAAGCAAAAAATATTTCTTCAATTATCGGTGATGTTTTTCGTGATGTCCGCAAGTATCTCATAGGACTAACGTTAATAAATTTAGCTCATTCAATATGCGTAACAATTATTCTTTGGGCTTTCGGAGTTGATTTCTTTCTTATATGGGGACTTATGACTTTTCTTTTGGATTATATTCCTAATATTGGTGCAATAATTTCCACTATACTTCCATTTTTGACGGCATTATTCATATATGATAATTTTGTAACACCCTTAATAATTCTTGCAATTTTAATTGTGATTGGAAATGTATTCGGCAATTTTCTCGAGCCGAAAATATTCGGAGACAGTCTTGATTTAAGTCCAGTACTTATTCTGGTAACATTGATATTCTGGGGTTATGTTTGGGGTATTATGGGCATGATATTAGCCCTTCCTATTATGAGCATGATAAAAATTGTTCTGATGAAGTTTGATGCCACACGATCAATTGCAGTGCTTATGACTTATAACATGGGCTCAGTGCGAAAAATAACAAAAAAGAGAAGCACAAGAATTACAGAATCTGCTTGA
- the queC gene encoding 7-cyano-7-deazaguanine synthase QueC, with protein MSDLAVVLVSGGMDSALTAAITNLKYNMAFLHVNYGQRTEKRELKAFNDIARYYGVKKKLIVGISYLKQIGGSALTDTRILVKKANLKKKQTSIPQTYVPFRNANILSIAVSWAEIIKAHKIFIGAVEEDSSGYPDCRKSFFSAFNKMIEKGTKPGSKIKIETPLINLSKKEIVKRSVNLKSPLHLTWSCYKNDKIACGECESCALRLRGFQQAGIEDPIPYKKVINYV; from the coding sequence ATGTCAGATTTAGCAGTCGTTTTAGTTAGCGGTGGAATGGATAGCGCATTAACTGCAGCTATTACAAATCTGAAGTATAATATGGCTTTTTTGCACGTAAATTATGGGCAAAGGACTGAAAAGCGAGAGCTTAAAGCATTTAATGACATTGCAAGATATTACGGTGTTAAGAAAAAGCTTATCGTTGGCATTAGCTATTTGAAACAAATCGGTGGTTCTGCTTTGACTGATACAAGGATATTAGTAAAAAAAGCGAATTTAAAGAAAAAACAAACAAGCATTCCCCAAACTTATGTTCCTTTCAGGAATGCCAACATTTTGAGCATTGCCGTAAGCTGGGCAGAGATTATAAAGGCGCATAAGATTTTTATCGGAGCCGTAGAGGAAGATTCAAGCGGATATCCAGATTGCAGAAAAAGTTTTTTTTCTGCTTTCAATAAAATGATTGAAAAGGGGACTAAACCCGGTTCTAAAATTAAGATTGAAACTCCTTTAATCAATCTTTCTAAGAAAGAAATTGTGAAACGTTCTGTAAATCTGAAAAGTCCTTTACATCTAACGTGGTCTTGTTATAAAAATGATAAAATTGCATGCGGCGAATGTGAAAGTTGCGCTTTAAGACTGCGAGGTTTTCAACAAGCAGGCATTGAAGACCCTATTCCTTACAAAAAAGTCATCAATTATGTTTAA